From Cryptomeria japonica unplaced genomic scaffold, Sugi_1.0 HiC_scaffold_28, whole genome shotgun sequence, a single genomic window includes:
- the LOC131861592 gene encoding phospholipase A1-Igamma1, chloroplastic-like produces the protein MAVFPLPQLEDNAVLLPSSQTNSTQPQLCDVWRDIQGAHNWNGLLDPMVPNLKAEALRYGNLAQLCYDAFDGKSYSKNYGTCYHSKRDLFNKMGMSESGYQVTKYVYANTNLLNQVFGEKPKDQGVWLGFIAVCTDPNEIRRLGRRDIVIAWRGTQTAEEWIEDLRDILVPTRLSYRCKRTGKNQEHHFADGVLIERGFLSCYTSTVRHRQGAAGATVNISTRDLVVSEIERLIQVYEKEMDNLSITFTGHSLGAALATLSAYDIKQMLCTKHNFHQIPVTVFAFASPRVGNLAFAKRVEEIGVKVLRFVNKRDVVPKVPGVCMNENVGCLSKLLHWLPWTYFHVGFELPLHNNSPFIQHTHNLAYFHNLELYLHLLDGYVGSKQPFSWSGRDHALVNKSCDLLREKYEIPPKWWQEQNKGLVKGPDGKWTQPSEEE, from the coding sequence ATGGCCGTATTTCCATTGCCCCAGCTTGAAGATAATGCTGTATTATTACCCAGTTCCCAAACTAACTCAACGCAGCCTCAGCTATGTGACGtatggagagatatacaaggtgcCCATAATTGGAATGGTTTGCTTGATCCCATGGTGCCCAATTTGAAAGCTGAAGCTCTCAGATATGGGAATTTGGCACAGCTTTGTTACGACGCATTTGATGGCAAAAGCTACTCCAAAAACTACGGCACATGTTATCACAGTAAAAGAGATCTGTTCAATAAGATGGGCATGTCTGAAAGTGGCTACCAAGTCACTAAATATGTTTACGCCAATACTAATCTGTTAAATCAAGTTTTTGGTGAGAAACCAAAAGACCAAGGTGTTTGGTTGGGTTTTATTGCAGTTTGCACGGATCCAAATGAGATAAGAAGGCTTGGACGACGAGACATAGTGATTGCATGGAGAGGAACTCAGACTGCTGAAGAATGGATAGAAGACCTGAGAGATATTCTTGTACCTACAAGATTATCCTATAGATGCAAGAGGACAGGCAAAAACCAAGAGCATCATTTCGCGGATGGAGTACTAATTGAGAGAGGATTCCTGAGCTGCTATACTTCAACTGTCCGTCACCGTCAAGGCGCTGCAGGAGCCACTGTGAACATCAGCACCAGAGATTTGGTAGTCTCAGAGATAGAACGATTGATTCAAGTTTATGAAAAAGAGATGGACAATTTAAGCATAACATTTACGGGACACAGCTTAGGAGCTGCTCTTGCAACCTTGAGCGCTTATGATATCAAACAAATGCTTTGCACCAAGCATAATTTTCATCAAATTCCCGTCACCGTCTTCGCTTTTGCCTCTCCCCGGGTGGGAAATCTTGCGTTTGCTAAACGGGTGGAGGAGATTGGAGTGAAAGTGCTGAGGTTTGTGAACAAGCGTGACGTGGTTCCCAAAGTGCCCGGAGTTTGTATGAACGAGAACGTGGGATGCCTCAGCAAATTGCTGCATTGGCTTCCGTGGACATACTTTCATGTTGGCTTCGAGCTTCCTTTACACAACAATTCTCCATTCATTCAGCACACCCATAATCTTGCCTACTTTCATAATTTAGAGCTTTACTTGCATTTACTGGACGGGTATGTTGGAAGTAAGCAGCCGTTTTCTTGGAGTGGAAGAGATCATGCTCTGGTTAATAAGAGCTGTGATTTATTGCGCGAGAAATATGAAATTCCTCCAAAATGGTGGCAGGAACAGAACAAGGGCCTCGTTAAAGGTCCAGATGGCAAATGGACGCAGCCATCAGAAGAGGAATAA